A region of the Phaseolus vulgaris cultivar G19833 chromosome 11, P. vulgaris v2.0, whole genome shotgun sequence genome:
tgccggtgatcaagtggaggtcagggggtatattgagttaaggacgacgttcacagatggCTTGGTCTCGCGcacagagaagatcaggtatcttgtcgtgaacgctctatcggcatacaacatcctgttgggaaggccaacactcaacaggacaggagttgtgccttcaacaaggcacatgaaggtcaagctactatcaatggaaggggtgatcatcaccatctgttctgaccaaaaggaggcgaagaagtgttatgaaaacaacctAAAAAACAAGAAATTTGTATGCCACGTAACCACAGCGCTGCCCCTTGGTGTGGAGCCTGAGCAGGAAAATCGGCGAGTTGTGGATACGGCGTTGGAGGTGGTCGTCGAGGgcgatgtgccaatggaggataCCGAGGCGAGGTTCGAGAGTGCCGCTCGGGTGGAGGAAGAGACAAACTTCCCGGAGACTGCCAGGGAGTCAGGTATCGCGAGGGCactgatcgccagcgagaagAGGCCTCAGCTAGTGGAGGAGTGGCTTGAGAAGAGGATCAACGACAAGACGTTTAAACTGGGGAAAACCTTAGATAGCGAGACACAAGACCAAATCGCCATGGTGATAAGTAGACACCTGAATgcatttgcatggtctgcttcagacatgccgggaattgaccccgatttcttgtgccatcgtttagcaatggatccccaagtcaggccaatccgccagagaaggagaaagttcaacgaggaaaagagacaggcgatcaaggacaaaacgcagaaactccttgcagcaggccacatcagggagatccagtatccagaatggctcgccaacgtcgttctggtcaagaagagcagtgggaaatggcggatgtgcgttgacttcacaaATCTGAATAAGGCCTctccaaaggattcttatccttttccaagtatagacgccctggtagacagtgcatcagggtgcaagttgctcaGTTttttggatgccttctcaggatacaaccaaattaaaatgcaccccatggatgaggaaAAGACTGCTTTCAAgacggaaaggtcatgctatttctacaaggtgatgcccttcgggctgaagaatgcggaggccacgtaccagaggctaatggacaaggtgctcgcccctatgctcgggaggaatgtgcaggcatatgttgacgacatggtcgtaacatccctggaaaagagcaggcacgtcgctgatctggaagagttgttcgttACGATAACCAAGTACAAGTTGAAactgaatcctgagaagtgtattttcagagtggaggcagggaaatttctgggattcctcttgtcggagaggggaatcgaagcaaaccccgacaaatgtgccgcCATTCTGGCGATGAGGAGTCCTGCCACTGTGAAgaaggtgcagcagctcacgggaCGGATGGTCGCTCTGTCCCGATTCGTATCTgccagtggagagaagggccacccgtaCTTCCAATGCTTAAAGTGGAataacaggtttgtctggacaaaggagtgtgaagaagcttttgtgaagctcaaagaatacttggcgagcccaccggttctgtgcaaacctcaaGCGGCAACGCCCCTCAGGTTatactttgccataactgatAGGGCGATAAGTGTGATGCTCGTCCAAGATCAAGATCAGGTCCAGaaacccatctattttgttagcaaggtgttgcagggcccagaggtgaggtatcaggccttagagaaggcggcgctggcggttgtattttcggcgaggaggctgcgccactacttccagagctttacagtgttggtaatgactgacttacccatccagaaggttttgaagaaaccggatgtagctgggaggatggtgaaatgggcggtggagttgtcagaattcaacatcaagtatgagccccggggaccgatcaaggggcaaatcttcgctgacttCGTTGTCGAGCTATCATCCGAAAGAGTGCAGAACCccggggatgattttcgttgggtactctcggaggatgggtcgtctaaccagctGGGTAGCGGGGCTGGAGTtattttggagggacccaacggtgtgttgatagagcaatctctgaggttcgcctttaaagcaagcaacaatcaagcggagtgtgaggctttgatcgccggTATTCtattggcaaaggagatgggagcaaaagtgctgatggccaagagtgattcGTTGTTGGCCACTGGGCAGGTAACCGGCGAGTTTCAGGCCAAAGATCCAGCGGGAGTGACGAAGATGACTcaagtttgcgctatccatgagccagatacATGGATAACGCCCTACCAGCGCTATATGGCGGATGGCGTGCGCCCAATGGACTCGACAAAggccagaaagataaagaagaactccagcaagttcaccctcatcgatggcgagttgtacaggtttggttTTACGCACCCTCTTCTGGTGTGTGTACACAGGGAGAAGTGCGTGAGAATCATGGCTAAGCTTCACGAGGGGAtctgtgggagtcacatcgggggtcgagctttGGCAACAaggaccctccgtgcaggttattattggccca
Encoded here:
- the LOC137838453 gene encoding uncharacterized protein, encoding MVVTSLEKSRHVADLEELFVTITKYKLKLNPEKCIFRVEAGKFLGFLLSERGIEANPDKCAAILAMRSPATVKKVQQLTGRMVALSRFVSASGEKGHPYFQCLKWNNRFVWTKECEEAFVKLKEYLASPPVLCKPQAATPLRLYFAITDRAISVMLVQDQDQVQKPIYFVSKVLQGPEVRVQNPGDDFRWVLSEDGSSNQLGSGAGVILEGPNGVLIEQSLRFAFKASNNQAECEALIAGILLAKEMGAKVLMAKSDSLLATGQVTGEFQAKDPAGVTKMTQVCAIHEPDTWITPYQRYMADGVRPMDSTKARKIKKNSSKFTLIDGELYRFGFTHPLLVCVHREKCVRIMAKLHEGICGSHIGGRALATRTLRAGYYWPTTREDCKRYAQRCKQCLQHADWHKAPQRS